One Lepus europaeus isolate LE1 chromosome 7, mLepTim1.pri, whole genome shotgun sequence DNA segment encodes these proteins:
- the SPTBN2 gene encoding spectrin beta chain, non-erythrocytic 2 isoform X1, with translation MRPPALAPAGSRRPDGQRRVPAAQEQEAVPTMSSTLSPTDFDSLEIQGQYSDINNRWDLPDTDWDNDSSSARLFERSRIKALADEREAVQKKTFTKWVNSHLARVTCRVGDLYSDLRDGRNLLRLLEVLSGETLPKPTKGRMRIHCLENVDKALQFLKEQKVHLENMGSHDIVDGNHRLTLGLVWTIILRFQIQDISVETEDNKEKKSAKDALLLWCQMKTAGYPNVNVHNFTTSWRDGLAFNAIVHKHRPDLLDFESLKKCNAHYNLQNAFNLAEKELGLTKLLDPEDVNVDQPDEKSIITYVATYYHYFSKMKALAVEGKRIGKVLDHAMEAERLVEKYESLASELLQWIEQMIVTLNDRQLANSLSGVQNQLQSFNSYRTVEKPPKFTEKGNLEVLLFTIQSKLRANNQKVYTPREGRLISDINKAWERLEKAEHERELALRTELIRQEKLEQLAARFDRKAAMRETWLSENQRLVSQDNFGLELAAVEAAVRKHEAIETDIVAYSGRVQAVDAVAAELAAERYHDIKRIAARQHNVARLWDFLREMVAARRERLLLNLELQKVFQDLLYLMDWMEEMKGRLQSQDLGKHLAGVEDLLQLHELVEADIAVQAERVRAVSASALRFCTPGKEYRPCDPQLVQERVATLEQSYEALCELAAARRARLQESRRLWRFLWEVGEAEAWVREQQHLLASAETGRDLTGVLRLLNKHAALRGEMSGRLGPLKLTLEQGQQLVAEGHPGAGQAAARAAELQAQWERLEALAEERAQRLSQAAGLYQFQADANDMEAWLVDALRLVSSPEVGHDEFSTQALARQHRALEEEIRGHRPTLDALKEQAAALPAALSRAPEVQGRVPALEQHYEELQARAGERARALEAALALYTMLSEAGACGLWVEEKEQWLNGLALPERLEDLEVVQQRFETLEPEMNALAARITAVNGIAGQLLAANPPGKDRIVSTQEQLNRRWQQFRALADGKKAALTSALSIQNYHLECTETRAWMREKTKVIESTQGLGNDLAGVLALQRKLAGTERDLEAIAARVGELTREANALAASHPAQASAINARLTEVQTGWEDLRATMRRREESLGEARRLQDFLRSLDDFQAWLGRTQTAVASEEGPATLPEAEALLAQHAALRGEVERARGEYSRLRTLGEEVTRDQADPQCLFLRQRLEALGTGWEELGRMWESRQGRLAQAHGFQGFLRDARQAEGVLSSQEYVLSHAEMPGTLQAADAAIKKLEDFMSTMDASGERIRGLLEAGRQLVSEGNIHAEKIREKADSIEKRHRKNQEAAQQLLSRLRDNREQQRFLQDCHELKLWIDEKMLTAQDVSYDEARNLHTKWQKHQAFMAELAANKDWLDKVDKEGRELTLEKPELKALVSEKLADLHRRWDELETTTQAKARSLFDANRAELFAQSCSALESWLESLQAQLHSDDYGKDLTSVNILLKKQQMLEREMAVREKEVEAIQAQAKALAQEDQGAGEVERTSRAVEEKFKALYQPMRERCRRLQASREQHQFHRDVEDEILWVTERLPMASSMEHGKDLPSVQLLMKKNQTLQKEIQGHEPRIADLTERQRALGTAAAGPELAELQEMWTRLSRELELRGTRLEEALRAQQFYRDAAEAEAWMGEQELHMMGQEKAKDEPSAQAEVKKHQVLEQALADYAQTIHQLAASSQEMIDQDHPESTRLSIRQAQVDKLYASLKELAGERRQRLQEHLRLCQLRRELDDLEQWIQEREVVAASHELGQDYEHVTMLRDKFREFSRDTSTIGQERVDSANTLANGLIAGGHAARATVAEWKDSLNEAWADLLELLDTRGQVLAAAYELQRFLHGARQALARVQHKQQQLPDGTGRDLNAAEALQRRHCAYEHDIQALSAQVQQVQDDGLRLQKAYAGDKAEEIGRHMQAVAEAWAQLQGSSAARRQLLLDTTDKFRFFKAVRELMLWMDGVNLQMDAQERPRDVSSADLVIKNQQGIKAEIEARADRFSSCIDMGQELLARSHYAAEEISEKLSQLQARRQETADKWQEKMDWLQLVLEVLMFGRDAGMAEAWLCSQEPLVRSAELGCTVDEVESLIKRHEAFQKSAVAWEERFSALEKLTALEEREKRKQEEEARRKQPPAAEHPTGLPTGSLGDGQTAADAAWDRAQPRLPASTPAPSVNGVCTDAEASQGAGAGDEVNGLQGEQQARPRGPAAPTLPQSRSSESAQAATLPARGPELSAQEQMEGMLCRKQEMEAFGKKAANRSWQNVYCVLRRRSLGFYKDAKAAGAGVPYHGEVPVSLARAQGSVAFDYRKRKHVFKLGLQDGKEYLFQAKDEAEMSSWLRVVNAAIAAASSASGEPEEPAAPSGTRGMTRAMTMPPVSPAGAEGPVVLRGKDGREREREKRFSFFKKNK, from the exons ATGCGACCCCCGGCCCTGGCTCCCGCCGGGTCCCGGCGACCGGATGGGCAGCGTCGTGTGCCAGCCGCCCAG GAGCAGGAAGCCGTCCCCACCATGAGCAGCACTCTGTCGCCCACAGACTTCGACAGCTTGGAGATCCAGGGCCAGTACAGTGACATCAACAACCGCTGGGACCTGCCCGACACCGACTGGGACAATGACAGCAGCTCCGCCCGCCTCTTTGAGAGGTCTCGCATTAAGGCGCTGGCAG ATGAGCGAGAAGCCGTGCAGAAGAAAACCTTCACCAAGTGGGTGAACTCGCACCTGGCCCGGGTGACGTGCCGGGTGGGAGACCTGTACAGCGACCTCCGGGATGGGCGCAACCTCCTGCGGCTCCTCGAGGTGCTCTCAGGGGAGACACTG CCAAAGCCCACCAAGGGCCGCATGCGGATCCACTGCCTCGAGAATGTGGACAAGGCGCTGCAGTTCCTGAAGGAGCAGAAGGTGCACTTGGAAAACATGGGCTCCCATGACATCGTCGACGGCAACCACCGCCTGACCCTTGGGCTGGTCTGGACCATCATCCTGCGCTTCCAG ATCCAGGACATCAGCGTGGAGACAGAGGACAACAAGGAGAAGAAGTCAGCCAAGGATGCCCTGCTGCTGTGGTGCCAGATGAAGACCGCGGG GTACCCCAATGTCAATGTGCACAACTTCACCACGAGCTGGAGGGACGGGCTGGCCTTCAACGCTATCGTGCACAAACACCG GCCAGACCTGCTAGATTTTGAGTCCCTGAAGAAGTGCAACGCACACTACAACCTGCAGAATGCCTTCAACCTGGCGGAGAAGGAGCTGGGGCTGACCAAGCTGCTGGATCCTGAAG ACGTGAATGTGGATCAGCCTGATGAGAAATCCATCATTACCTACGTAGCTACCTACTACCACTACTTCTCCAAGATGAAGGCCCTGGCTGTGGAAGGCAAAAGAATTGGCAAG GTGCTGGACCACGCCATGGAGGCCGAGCGCCTGGTGGAGAAGTACGAGTCCCTGGCCTCCGAGCTGCTGCAGTGGATCGAGCAGATGATCGTGACCCTCAATGACCGCCAGCTGGCCAACTCCCTGAGCGGGGTCCAGAACCAGCTGCAGTCCTTCAATTCCTACCGCACTGTGGAGAAGCCACCCAA gtTCACTGAGAAGGGGAACTTGGAGGTGCTGCTGTTCACCATCCAGAGCAAGCTGCGGGCCAACAACCAGAAGGTGTACACGCCCCGCGAGGGCCGGCTCATCTCCGACATCAACAAG GCCTGGGAGCGGCTGGAGAAAGCGGAACACGAGCGGGAGCTGGCCCTGCGCACGGAGCTGATCCGCCAGGAGAAGCTGGAGCAGCTGGCCGCCCGCTTTGACCGGAAGGCcgccatgcgggagacctggctcAGCGAGAACCAGCGCCTGGTGTCGCAG GACAACTTTGGGCTGGAGCTGGCGGCGGTCGAGGCCGCGGTGCGGAAGCATGAGGCCATCGAGACGGACATCGTGGCCTACAGCGGCCGGGTGCAGGCGGTGGACGCCGTGGCCGCCGAGCTGGCCGCCGAGCGCTACCATGACATCAAGCGCATCGCCGCCCGGCAGCACAACGTGGCACGGCTGTGGGACTTCCTGCGGGAGATGGTGGCTGCCCGGCGAGAGCGGCTCCTCCTCAACCTGGAGCTGCAGAAGGTGTTCCAAGACCTGCTCTACCTCATGGACTGGATGGAAGAGATGAAG GGCCGGCTGCAGTCCCAAGACCTGGGCAAGCACCTGGCGGGAGTGGAGGACCTGCTGCAGCTGCACGAGCTGGTGGAGGCGGACATCGCTGTGCAGGCCGAGAGGGTGCGCGCCGTCAGTGCCTCCGCGCTGCGCTTCTGCACCCCGGGGAAGG AGTACAGACCCTGTGACCCGCAGCTGGTGCAGGAGCGAGTGGCGACCCTGGAGCAGAGCTACGAGGCGCTGTGCGAGCTGGCGGCCGCCCGGCGGGCCCGCCTGCAGGAATCGCGGCGCCTCTGGCGGTTCCTCTGGGAGGTGGGCGAGGCCGAGGCCTGGGTGCGGGAGCAGCAGCACCTCCTGGCCTCGGCCGAGACGGGCCGCGACCTGACTGGAGTCCTCCGCCTGCTCAACAAGCACGCGGCCCTGCGGGGCGAGATGAGCGGCCGCCTGGGGCCCCTGAAGCTCACCCTGGAGCAGGGCCAGCAGCTGGTGGCCGAGGGCCACCCCGGAGCCGGCCAGGCTGCAGCCCGCGCGGCTGAGCTCCAGGCCCAGTGGGAGCGGCTGGAGGCCCTGGCTGAGGAGCGCGCCCAGCGGCTCTCGCAGGCCGCCGGCCTCTACCAGTTCCAGGCAGACGCAAACGACATGGAGGCCTGGCTGGTGGATGCTCTGCGCCTGGTGTCCAGCCCCGAGGTGGGGCACGATGAGTTCTCCACCCAAGCCCTGGCCAGGCAGCACCGGGCCCTGGAAGAGGAGATCCGAGGCCACCGGCCCACGCTGGATGCACTGAAGGAGCAGGCGGCGGCCCTGCCTGCCGCCCTGAGCCGCGCGCCCGAGGTGCAGGGCAGGGTGCCCGCCCTGGAGCAGCACTACGAGGAGCTGCAGGCCCGGGCAGGCGAGCGAGCGCGGGCCCTGGAGGCGGCCCTGGCGCTCTACACCATGCTCAGCGAGGCTGGGGCCTGCGGGCTCTGGGTGGAGGAGAAGGAGCAGTGGCTCAACGGGCTGGCCCTGCCTGAGCGCCTGGAGGACCTGGAGGTGGTGCAACAGAG GTTCGAGACCCTGGAGCCGGAGATGAACGCCCTGGCGGCACGCATCACCGCGGTGAATGGCATTGCGGGGCAGCTGCTGGCCGCCAACCCGCCGGGCAAGGACCGCATCGTCAGCACCCAGGAGCAGCTCAACCGCAG GTGGCAGCAGTTTCGGGCCCTGGCAGACGGCAAGAAGGCGGCGCTCACGTCGGCCCTGAGCATCCAGAACTACCACCTGGAGTGCACCGAGACCCGGGCCTGGATGAGAGAGAAGACCAAGGTCATCGAGTCCACCCAGGGTCTGGGCAACGACCTGGCTGGGGTGCTGGCCCTGCAGCGGAAGCTGGCGGGCACCGAGCGGGACCTGGAGGCCATCGCTGCCCGCGTCGGAGAACTGACCAGAGAGGCGAACGCCCTGGCCGCCAGCCATCCAGCCCAAGCCTCCGCCATCAACGCCCGCCTCACAGAGGTGCAGACGGGCTGGGAGGACCTCAGGGCCACCATGCGGCGCCGCGAGGAGTCGCTGGGTGAGGCGCGGCGGCTGCAGGACTTCCTGCGCAGCTTGGATGACTTCCAGGCCTGGCTCGGCCGCACGCAGACCGCCGTGGCCTCCGAAGAAGGGCCGGCCACCCTGCCTGAGGCCGAGGCGCTGCTGGCCCAACACGCAGCGCTGCGGGGAGAGGTGGAGCGGGCCCGGGGCGAGTACAGCCGGCTGCGGACCCTGGGCGAGGAGGTGACCCGAGACCAGGCAGACCCCCAGTGCCTCTTCCTGCGACAGCGGCTGGAAGCCCTAGGAACCGGCTGGGAGGAGCTGGGCCGCATGTGGGAGAGCCGGCAAGgccgcctggcccaggcccacggCTTCCAGGGATTCCTGCGGGATGCTCGCCAGGCCGAGGGTGTGCTCAGCAGCCAG GAGTATGTCCTGTCGCACGCGGAGATGCCGGGCACGCTGCAGGCCGCCGACGCCGCCATCAAAAAGCTGGAAGACTTCATGAGCACCATGGACGCCAGCGGGGAGCGGATCCGCGGGCTCCTGGAGGCCGGGCGTCAGCTGGTGTCCGAGGGCAACATCCACGCCGAGAAGATCCGGGAGAAGGCAGACTCCATCGAGAAGAG ACACAGGAAGAACCAAGAAGCAGCGCAGCAGCTCTTGAGCCGCCTGAGGGACAACCGAGAGCAACAGCGCTTCCTGCAGGACTGCCACGAG ctgAAGCTCTGGATCGACGAGAAGATGCTGACGGCCCAGGACGTGTCCTATGACGAAGCCCGCAACCTGCACACCAAGTGGCAGAAGCACCAGGCGTTCATGGCCGAGCTGGCCGCCAACAAGGACTGGCTGGACAAGGTGGACAAG GAAGGGCGGGAGCTGACCCTGGAGAAGCCGGAGCTGAAAGCCCTGGTGTCGGAGAAGCTGGCCGACCTGCACAGGCGCTGGGACGAGCTGGAGACCACCACCCAGGCCAAGGCCCGAAGCCTCTTTGATGCCAACCGAGCCGAGCTGTTTGCCCAAAGCTGCTCCGCCCTGGAGAGCTGGCTGGAGAGCCTGCAGGCCCAGCTGCACTCGGACGACTACGGCAAGGACCTCACCAGCGTCAACATTCTGCTCAAGAAGCAGCAG ATGCTGGAGCGGGAGATGGCCGTGcgggagaaggaggtggaggcGATCCAGGCCCAGGCCAAAGCGCTCGCCCAGGAAGACCAGGGCGCAGGGGAGGTGGAAAGGACCTCCCGGGCCGTGGAGGAGAAGTTCAAGGCCCTGTACCAGCCCATGAGGGAACGCTGCCGGCGCCTGCAGGCCTCTCGCGAGCAGCACCAGTTCCACCGCGACGTGGAGGACGAGATC TTGTGGGTGACGGAGCGGCTCCCTATGGCGAGCTCCATGGAACACGGCAAAGACCTGCCCAGCGTCCAGCTCCTCATGAAGAAAAACCAG ACCCTGCAGAAGGAGATCCAGGGCCACGAGCCGCGGATTGCTGACCTGACGGAGCGGCAGCGAGCTCTGGGCACTGCGGCGGCAGGCCCCGAGCTGGCCGAGCTGCAGGAGATGTGGACGCGCCTGAGCCGCGAGCTGGAGCTCCGCGGAACGCGGCTGGAGGAGGCCCTGCGGGCGCAGCAGTTCTACCGGGATGCCGCCGAGGCCGAGGCCTGGATGGGCGAGCAGGAGCTGCACATGATGGGCCAGGAGAAAGCCAAG gatGAGCCGAGCGCCCAAGCGGAGGTCAAGAAGCATCAGGTGCTGGAGCAAGCCCTGGCCGACTACGCCCAGACCATCCACCAGCTggcagccagcagccaagagatgATCGACCAGGACCACCCTGAGAG CACGCGGCTGTCGATCCGCCAAGCCCAGGTGGACAAGCTGTACGCCAGCCTGAAGGAGCTGGCGGGCGAGCGGCGGCAGCGCCTGCAGGAGCACCTGCGGCTGTGCCAGCTGCGCCGCGAGCTGGACGACCTGGAGCAGTGGATCCAGGAGCGGGAGGTGGTGGCGGCCTCCCACGAGCTGGGCCAGGACTACGAGCACGTGACC ATGCTCCGGGACAAATTCCGCGAGTTCTCCCGCGACACGAGCACCATTGGCCAGGAGCGCGTGGACAGCGCCAACACGCTGGCCAACGGGCTCATTGCCGGGGGCCACGCGGCGCGGGCCACCGTGGCAGAGTGGAAGGACAGCCTGAACGAGGCCTGGGCCGACCTGCTCGAGCTGCTGGACACGCGCGGTCAGGTGCTGGCCGCTGCCTACGAGCTGCAGCGCTTCCTGCACGGGGCTCGCCAAGCCCTGGCGCGGGTGCAGcacaagcagcagcagctgcccgaCGGCACTGGCCGCGACCTCAACGCGGCCGAagccctgcagcgccggcactgcGCCTACGAGCACGACATCCAGGCCCTCAGCGCCCAG gtgcagcaggtgcaggatgACGGGCTCCGGCTGCAGAAAGCCTACGCCGGAGACAAAGCCGAGGAGATCGGCCGGCACATGCAGGCGGTGGCCGAGGCCTGGGCGCAGCTCCAGGGGAGCTCAGCCGCCCGCCGCCAGCTGCTGCTGGACACCACCGACAAGTTCCGCTTCTTCAAGGCCGTGCGGGAGCTGATGCTCTGGATGGATGGGGTTAACCTGCAGATGGACGCCCAGGAGCGGCCCCG ggacGTGTCCTCCGCGGATCTGGTTATCAAGAACCAGCAAGGCATCAAGGCGGAGATAGAGGCCAGAGCCGACCGCTTCTCATCCTGCATCGACATGGGACAGGAGCTCCTGGCCAGGAGCCACTACGCGGCCGAGGAG ATCTCAGAGAAGCTGTCCCAGCTGCAGGCCCGGCGCCAGGAGACAGCTGACAAGTGGCAGGAGAAGATGGACTGGCTTCAGCTCG TTCTGGAGGTGCTCATGTTTGGGAGAGACGCGGGGATGGCAGAGGCCTGGctgtgcagccaggagcccctggTGCGGAGCGCGGAGCTGGGCTGTACGGTCGACGAGGTCGAGAGCCTCATCAAGCGGCACGAAGCCTTCCAGAAGTCGgcggtggcctgggaggagcgcttcAGCGCGCTGGAGAAGCTCACTGCG CTGGAGGAGCgagagaagaggaagcaggaggaggaggcacgGCGGAAGCAGCCCCCCGCCGCCGAGCACCCGACAGGTCTGCCCACCGGGAGCCTGGGGGACGGCCAGACGGCTGCCGACGCTGCCTGGGACCG GGCCCAGCCGCGGCTGCCAGCATCCACACCGGCGCCCAGCGTGAATGGGGTCTGCACAGACGCCGAAGCCTCACAG GGGGCTGGTGCAGGGGATGAAGTCAACGGgctgcagggagagcagcaggcCCGGCCCCGCGGCCCGGCCGCGCCCACACTGCCCCAGAGCAGGTCGTCAGAGTCCGCACAGGCAGCCACCCTGCCGGCTCGCGGCCCGGAGCTCTCAGCCCAGGAGCAGATGGAAGGCATGCTGTGTCGCAAGCAGGAGATGGAGGCCTTCGGCAAGAAGGCGGCCAACAG GTCCTGGCAGAATGTGTACTGTGTCCTGCGGCGCAGGAGCCTGGGCTTCTACAAGGACGCGAAGGCGGCCGGTGCGGGAGTGCCATACCACGGGGAAGTGCCCGTCAgcctggccagggcccagggcagcgtgGCCTTTGACTATCGGAAGCGCAAGCATGTCTTCAAGCTGGG CTTACAGGATGGAAAAGAGTATTTATTCCAGGCCAAGGATGAG GCGGAGATGAGCTCGTGGCTGCGCGTGGTGAACGCGGCCATTGCCGCCGCCTCCTCGGCCTCTGGAGAGCCGGAGGAGCCAGCAGCGCCCAGCGGCACTCGAGGCATGACCCGGGCCATGACCATGCCCCCCGTGTCCCCGGCCGGGGCCGAGGGGCCCGTCGTGCTGCGCGGCAAGGATGGCCGAGAACGAGAGCGAGAGAAGCGCTTCAGCTTCTTCAAGAAGAACAAGTAG